A single region of the Anaerococcus urinomassiliensis genome encodes:
- a CDS encoding DUF4118 domain-containing protein: protein MDLIDRDLVLVCISESQSNSQVIKEANEIAKNEKAKLIALYVSDRDKFQEKKDNDYLQDNLSLAENMGAMVEIIYDDDIASQIVNFAKLYKVKKIVIGKNRNDFNLLALNTSIYDQVVKKSDRIDIYAVPINDKVKTYGFKENKNISKDLLIAFIILAISTLIGYIFYNFGYSDANIIMIYILGVFFIALVTYDELVSFISSVICVLAFNYCFTQPTLSLSVYNPEYIITFLVLLIVSSLTSKLASQIRKNAKNSSNMIYITKLLLETNQLLQTKISKYEIIETGCNQLSNLLNRNIVYYDIVDGKIQDPLIFNDDLRDVHKEFLKELEIVKWVFAKNKSAGAGTEYLPDAKYLYYAIRFNTSVYGVIGIHLGKDRLDSVENKILLAILGDMSLALEKEKILKDKNEANLRIKDEQLKTNLLRSISHDLRTPLTTIYGNSDILLNNSENLTETMKLGLYRDIYDDSQWLLNLIENLLSVTRVEEGKSKLKIEPQMVEEVIEEALKHVSRDKKNHNITVDIDDDYLMADMDVRLIIQVIINLVDNAIKYTFEGSSINIRAYQHANKVIIQVADDGKGIEDTDKKKIFQKFYSANNKIIDSKRSIGLGLYLCRIIVKAHGGEISVTDNIPSGSIFTMVLKASQ, encoded by the coding sequence ATGGATCTAATTGATAGAGATTTGGTATTAGTTTGTATCTCTGAATCCCAATCTAATAGTCAGGTAATAAAAGAAGCCAATGAGATAGCCAAAAATGAAAAAGCTAAACTAATTGCTCTATATGTATCTGATAGAGATAAGTTTCAGGAAAAAAAGGACAATGACTACCTACAAGACAATTTAAGTCTAGCGGAAAACATGGGGGCCATGGTTGAGATTATATATGATGACGATATAGCAAGCCAAATAGTAAACTTTGCAAAACTATATAAAGTAAAAAAAATTGTAATAGGAAAAAACCGAAATGATTTTAATCTATTAGCTTTAAATACCAGCATATATGATCAAGTGGTAAAAAAATCTGACAGAATTGATATTTACGCTGTTCCAATAAATGATAAGGTCAAAACTTATGGGTTTAAAGAAAACAAAAATATATCGAAAGATTTGTTAATTGCTTTTATAATACTAGCAATCAGCACTCTAATAGGTTATATATTTTATAATTTTGGCTACAGTGATGCAAATATAATAATGATCTATATACTAGGTGTTTTTTTTATTGCCCTTGTAACTTATGATGAATTAGTGAGTTTTATTTCATCTGTAATATGCGTATTAGCCTTCAATTATTGTTTTACTCAGCCAACTTTAAGTTTATCAGTATATAATCCTGAATATATTATTACTTTTTTAGTCTTATTAATAGTATCATCTTTGACAAGTAAGCTAGCAAGCCAGATAAGAAAAAATGCAAAGAATTCATCAAATATGATATATATAACAAAGCTTTTGTTAGAAACGAATCAACTTTTACAGACTAAAATATCCAAATACGAAATCATAGAAACAGGCTGTAATCAATTATCAAACCTACTAAATAGAAATATAGTTTATTACGATATAGTAGATGGGAAAATTCAGGATCCACTAATATTCAATGATGACCTTAGGGATGTTCATAAAGAATTTCTCAAAGAATTAGAAATAGTAAAGTGGGTATTTGCCAAAAACAAAAGTGCAGGTGCTGGCACAGAATATTTGCCAGATGCCAAGTACTTATATTATGCAATCAGATTTAATACAAGCGTGTATGGGGTTATAGGTATACATTTGGGTAAAGATAGGCTGGATTCCGTAGAAAATAAAATTTTACTAGCTATCCTTGGAGATATGTCTTTGGCTTTAGAGAAAGAAAAAATTTTAAAAGATAAAAACGAAGCTAATTTGAGAATAAAAGATGAGCAATTGAAAACAAATCTTTTAAGATCAATCTCCCATGACTTAAGAACACCCCTAACTACTATTTATGGTAATTCTGATATACTACTTAATAATTCGGAAAACTTGACAGAAACAATGAAATTAGGGCTATATAGAGATATTTATGATGATTCCCAGTGGCTACTGAATCTTATAGAAAATTTACTTTCAGTAACTAGAGTTGAAGAAGGTAAAAGCAAACTAAAAATAGAGCCACAAATGGTTGAAGAAGTCATAGAAGAGGCCCTAAAGCATGTAAGCAGAGATAAAAAAAATCACAATATAACTGTTGATATAGATGATGACTACCTAATGGCTGATATGGATGTGAGGTTAATAATACAAGTCATCATAAACCTTGTAGACAATGCTATAAAATATACTTTTGAAGGGTCAAGTATCAATATAAGAGCCTACCAACATGCAAACAAAGTCATAATCCAAGTGGCAGATGATGGAAAAGGAATTGAGGATACCGATAAGAAAAAAATATTCCAAAAATTCTATTCGGCTAATAACAAAATCATCGATAGCAAGAGGAGTATAGGTCTAGGCTTATATCTTTGTAGGATTATAGTTAAGGCCCATGGTGGCGAAATAAGTGTAACGGATAATATACCAAGTGGATCTATATTTACTATGGTTTTGAAAGCTAGCCAATAA
- a CDS encoding response regulator transcription factor: MNENIKILVVEDDRAVRNLISTALQINDYEYDLAIDGKNALQLMTSNKYDIVFIDLGLPDIDGIEIIKKFRDFSTTPIIVISARTNDEDKIEALDAGADDFLTKPFNVDELLARVRSTLRRINYAENNSVEDKISFENGDIRIDYPSRSVFIKGEEIHLMPIEYSLLCLLAENVGKVLTHQYILKNIWVNYLESDLSSLRVYMTSLRKKIEKLTDDKYIQTHVGVGYKMIRINKSGEDEINGSN, translated from the coding sequence ATGAATGAAAATATAAAGATATTAGTTGTAGAAGATGACAGAGCTGTGAGAAACTTGATATCGACAGCATTACAAATAAATGATTATGAATATGACCTAGCGATTGATGGTAAAAATGCTCTACAGCTAATGACTTCAAATAAATATGACATAGTTTTTATTGACTTGGGCTTGCCTGACATTGATGGAATAGAAATAATAAAAAAATTCAGAGATTTTTCGACTACTCCAATTATAGTAATTAGCGCTAGGACCAATGATGAAGATAAAATAGAAGCCTTGGATGCAGGGGCAGATGATTTTTTAACCAAACCATTTAATGTTGACGAACTTCTTGCAAGAGTTAGGTCAACCTTAAGAAGAATAAATTATGCTGAGAATAATAGTGTTGAAGACAAAATTTCATTTGAAAATGGAGATATAAGAATAGATTATCCTTCGAGAAGCGTATTTATTAAAGGTGAAGAAATACATTTAATGCCAATAGAATATAGCTTATTATGTTTATTAGCAGAAAATGTTGGCAAGGTTCTCACACATCAATATATCCTAAAAAATATTTGGGTCAATTACCTTGAATCTGATCTTTCTTCTTTGAGAGTATATATGACATCTCTTAGAAAAAAGATAGAAAAATTAACCGACGATAAGTATATCCAAACTCATGTTGGAGTTGGCTACAAGATGATTAGAATCAATAAATCAGGGGAAGATGAAATAAATGGATCTAATTGA
- a CDS encoding leucyl aminopeptidase: protein MKFIFNDSKNNLVIFVFKNESTNPFFGGSNGSVLPLIGEETILLGLGDKDKFSKENFKEAVYKLGRFLADKDINEVSFEKSDLNLEEKDYVLGLVEALQVSTYNFDHYKSQKCANNLESINLPASLKSYENDVKELLDTLFGQFLARDLINLRSNDIYPETLAKYANDELSDLGVDVKIYEEEQIRQMGLTAYLEVAKGSSNKPRFIVMEYLHGDNKPLVYVGKGLTYDSGGYSIKTSEGMKTMNSDMGGSATVIGAMKAIAKNKLKVNVVAIVAACENSISGGAYKPGDVIKARNGMTIEVDNTDAEGRITLADAVNYGVTEYKPALIVDLATLTGAVLVALGETYTGAVTNNQEAFEKVMEASKESDEKIWQLPNDDFLRTYNDSKVADIKNSGGRYGGSITAGQFVGAFVEDYPWVHLDIAGTAYLSKSQGLNEVGGTGVHVKTLYHLAKSYSK from the coding sequence ATGAAATTTATTTTTAATGATAGTAAGAACAACTTAGTAATATTTGTCTTTAAGAATGAATCTACTAATCCATTTTTTGGTGGATCAAATGGTTCAGTTTTGCCACTTATCGGGGAAGAAACAATTCTTCTAGGTCTTGGTGATAAGGATAAGTTTTCTAAGGAAAATTTCAAAGAAGCTGTTTATAAACTAGGAAGATTTTTGGCAGATAAGGATATCAATGAGGTTTCTTTTGAGAAATCTGACCTAAATCTAGAGGAAAAAGATTATGTCCTTGGACTTGTAGAAGCTTTACAAGTTTCAACATATAATTTTGACCATTATAAGAGCCAAAAATGCGCGAATAATCTTGAAAGCATAAATCTACCAGCTAGTTTAAAATCATACGAAAATGATGTCAAAGAACTTTTGGACACATTATTCGGTCAATTCTTAGCCCGTGATCTCATTAACCTACGTTCAAATGACATCTATCCAGAAACACTAGCAAAATACGCCAATGATGAACTTAGCGACCTTGGTGTTGATGTAAAAATTTATGAAGAAGAACAAATCCGTCAGATGGGACTTACAGCCTATCTTGAAGTTGCCAAGGGATCGTCTAACAAGCCTCGCTTTATAGTAATGGAATACTTACACGGAGATAATAAACCACTAGTATATGTAGGCAAAGGTCTTACCTATGACTCAGGTGGATACTCTATCAAAACAAGCGAGGGAATGAAAACTATGAACTCTGATATGGGTGGATCTGCCACTGTTATCGGTGCTATGAAAGCTATAGCGAAAAACAAGCTAAAGGTAAATGTAGTTGCTATAGTAGCAGCCTGTGAAAATAGCATATCTGGAGGAGCTTACAAACCTGGTGATGTTATAAAGGCAAGAAATGGCATGACAATTGAAGTAGACAATACCGATGCTGAAGGTCGTATCACCCTCGCAGATGCAGTAAATTATGGTGTTACAGAATACAAACCAGCACTTATCGTAGACCTTGCAACCCTCACTGGAGCAGTTCTAGTAGCCCTTGGAGAAACCTACACCGGTGCTGTTACCAACAACCAAGAAGCTTTTGAAAAAGTTATGGAAGCTTCAAAAGAATCTGACGAAAAGATTTGGCAACTTCCAAATGATGACTTCCTAAGAACCTACAACGATTCAAAAGTCGCTGACATCAAAAACTCTGGTGGCAGATACGGTGGTTCAATCACAGCTGGCCAATTCGTAGGAGCCTTTGTTGAAGACTATCCATGGGTTCACCTAGACATAGCAGGAACAGCCTACCTATCAAAATCTCAAGGATTAAACGAAGTTGGTGGTACAGGAGTCCACGTCAAAACTCTTTACCATCTAGCAAAATCATATAGTAAATAA
- a CDS encoding sensor histidine kinase: protein MEKKGELTIFFGYCAGVGKTYNMLEVAHEKYLEGIDVVVGYVELHDRKDTLALMNGLDIIDYKKINYKDHIFNELDIDKALDRKPDIILVDELAHTNAPGSRHKKRYQDVEELLRAGIDVYTTLNVQHLESLHDIVESITNIKVNERIPDYVFDNADHIKIIDIEVEQLIERLKEGKIYNYSQSKKALDNFFTIDNLISLREIALRRCADKINLYTDEKNKPFLKEHILVCLSPSPTNQKVIRTAYRMANSFHAEFSALYVETSESKDFSNTEKNNLQKNIDLAKHLKANIVSSYGDDISFQISQYAKLSGVSKLVLGRSSQKISFLNKTTIIDEITKAAPNLDIFIIPDANSEYKKKNISLDEFVHFDSEDLIVTLLIMLATTILSYGLFIFDFNTTNIVLLYTLSSCIVGYTTKHPIYNMLALLLNIFIIDFIFIPPYYSLRIYSKEYLMIFIIMSIVSFFISLMQNRLKKENILTTQQSHSLEVLLKTSQRLQLSKNYDEVMYETCYQLYKLLNKVIIFYPVFKSSLLSPIIYNPKNVANMKEIYLQNSEKTVAKWVFLNNDSAGAGTNTLANANGLYFAIRKNSAVYGVVGIDMSDKSIDSQLSVNDKSLLIAMLNEIALAIDSLENKSCYINLNKI from the coding sequence ATGGAAAAAAAAGGTGAATTGACAATCTTCTTCGGATACTGTGCAGGTGTCGGAAAGACATACAATATGCTAGAAGTTGCCCACGAAAAGTACCTAGAAGGCATAGATGTGGTTGTTGGTTATGTAGAACTTCATGATAGAAAAGATACTCTAGCATTAATGAATGGTCTAGATATAATAGACTATAAAAAAATAAACTATAAAGATCATATTTTTAATGAACTGGATATAGATAAGGCCCTAGATAGAAAACCTGACATCATATTAGTAGATGAGCTTGCCCATACCAATGCACCAGGCAGTAGACATAAAAAAAGATACCAAGATGTAGAGGAATTACTTAGGGCGGGCATTGATGTATACACAACATTAAATGTCCAACACCTAGAGAGCCTTCATGATATAGTAGAATCAATTACTAATATAAAAGTCAATGAACGTATACCTGATTATGTTTTTGATAATGCTGACCATATAAAAATAATAGATATTGAAGTAGAACAATTAATTGAAAGATTAAAGGAAGGAAAAATATATAATTATTCCCAGTCTAAAAAAGCCCTAGATAATTTTTTTACTATAGATAATCTTATCTCGCTTAGGGAAATAGCTTTAAGAAGATGTGCCGATAAGATAAATTTATATACTGACGAAAAAAATAAACCATTCTTAAAAGAACATATACTAGTGTGTCTTAGCCCATCACCTACTAACCAAAAAGTAATCCGAACTGCTTATAGGATGGCTAACTCTTTCCATGCAGAGTTTAGTGCCCTATATGTAGAAACATCTGAAAGCAAAGATTTTTCTAATACAGAAAAAAATAACTTACAAAAAAATATAGACTTGGCTAAACATCTAAAAGCTAATATCGTTTCTTCTTATGGTGATGATATATCATTTCAAATTAGCCAATATGCAAAACTTAGTGGAGTATCAAAGCTTGTCTTGGGAAGATCCTCACAGAAAATATCATTTCTGAATAAAACAACTATAATTGATGAAATTACTAAGGCTGCTCCAAATCTTGATATATTCATAATCCCTGATGCTAACAGTGAGTATAAGAAAAAAAATATAAGTCTAGATGAATTTGTGCATTTTGATAGCGAAGATCTGATAGTAACTTTGCTCATAATGTTGGCTACAACTATACTATCTTATGGCTTATTTATTTTTGATTTCAATACAACTAACATAGTTTTGCTTTATACGCTATCATCCTGCATAGTTGGATACACAACAAAACACCCTATATACAATATGCTTGCTCTCTTGCTAAATATATTTATTATAGATTTTATATTTATACCACCATATTATTCTTTGAGGATTTACTCAAAAGAATATCTAATGATATTTATAATAATGAGCATAGTTTCTTTTTTCATTAGCCTAATGCAAAATAGACTAAAAAAGGAAAATATACTAACAACTCAGCAGTCACACAGCTTAGAGGTTCTGCTTAAGACAAGCCAGAGATTGCAGCTAAGCAAAAACTATGATGAAGTAATGTATGAAACCTGCTACCAACTATATAAGCTCCTAAACAAGGTAATAATATTTTATCCTGTTTTCAAAAGCTCGCTTTTGTCGCCAATAATTTATAACCCAAAAAACGTCGCAAATATGAAAGAAATATATTTGCAAAACTCCGAGAAAACTGTAGCAAAATGGGTATTTTTAAATAATGATAGTGCTGGTGCAGGCACAAATACTCTAGCTAATGCTAATGGCTTATATTTTGCCATTAGAAAAAATAGTGCAGTCTATGGAGTTGTCGGCATAGATATGTCAGATAAAAGTATCGATAGTCAATTGTCAGTAAATGATAAATCTCTGCTTATAGCCATGCTAAACGAGATCGCTCTGGCCATTGATTCATTGGAAAATAAGTCTTGCTATATAAACCTTAATAAAATTTAA
- the kdpB gene encoding potassium-transporting ATPase subunit KdpB — MVNKKTKFVSKDIMKTSIKGAFLKLNPKYMVKNPVMFVVEIGFIICLLLAFFPNLINDGSDNASKYNMLVSIILFITLLFANFAESVAEGRGKAQAETLKKTKKDTKARKILDDGKEIEISSNDLKKGDVVLVKVGEIIPNDGEIIEGIASIDESAITGESAPVTKESGGDFSSVTGGTLVVSDWIKVRISSDPGESFLDKMISLVEGASRQKTPNEIALNTLLVSLTIIFLIVIITLYPIANYSNVKISVSTLIALMVCLIPTTIGALLSAIGIAGMDRVTRFNVIAMSGKAVEACGDVDTMILDKTGTITFGNRLASDFINVDGIDKSDLIDYAMISSLKDDTPEGKSIVELAKKLGSKVNPADYEDASFVEFTAASKMSGIDLKNGPMIRKGSGEAIIKFITERGGDVPSDLQAKVESISKLGGTPLVVCVDNVIYGIIYLKDTVKPGLRQRFERLRKIGIKTIMCTGDNPLTAATIAAEAGVDGYIAECKPEDKIEAIKKEQALGKIVAMTGDGTNDAPALAQADVGIAMNSGTSSAKEAANMVDLDSDPTKILEVIEIGKQLLITRGSLTTFSIANDIAKYFAIIPAIFTLAIPQMKVLNIMSLHSPSSAIISALIFNAIIIPCLIPLAMKGVKYEPMSASKMLGKNMLIYGFGGVICPFIGIKLIDIIVFPLLGVLGI, encoded by the coding sequence ATGGTTAATAAGAAAACAAAATTTGTAAGTAAAGATATAATGAAGACTTCTATTAAAGGGGCATTTTTAAAATTAAATCCCAAGTATATGGTAAAAAACCCTGTAATGTTTGTAGTAGAAATTGGATTTATAATTTGTCTATTACTTGCTTTTTTCCCAAATTTGATAAATGATGGAAGCGACAATGCAAGTAAATACAATATGCTTGTTTCCATTATTTTGTTTATAACTTTACTATTTGCAAATTTCGCCGAATCTGTAGCCGAAGGTAGGGGAAAGGCACAAGCAGAGACATTGAAAAAAACAAAAAAGGATACTAAGGCTAGAAAAATTTTAGATGATGGAAAAGAAATTGAAATCTCTAGTAATGACCTAAAAAAAGGAGACGTAGTTTTAGTAAAAGTAGGCGAAATAATCCCTAATGACGGTGAAATAATTGAAGGTATAGCAAGTATTGATGAATCTGCAATTACTGGTGAATCCGCACCAGTAACTAAAGAAAGTGGTGGAGATTTTTCTTCAGTTACAGGTGGTACACTTGTTGTATCAGACTGGATTAAAGTTCGTATAAGTTCAGATCCTGGTGAATCATTTTTGGATAAGATGATATCTCTTGTAGAAGGAGCCTCTAGACAAAAAACACCAAATGAGATTGCTCTAAATACTTTGTTGGTTTCCTTAACTATTATATTTTTGATAGTTATCATAACCCTATATCCAATAGCTAACTATTCTAATGTAAAAATTTCAGTTTCTACATTGATAGCTTTAATGGTTTGCCTAATCCCTACTACAATTGGTGCATTACTTAGTGCAATCGGTATAGCTGGTATGGATAGGGTTACTAGATTCAATGTCATAGCAATGTCAGGCAAGGCTGTAGAAGCTTGTGGTGATGTTGATACAATGATTCTAGACAAAACAGGAACAATAACCTTTGGAAATAGGCTAGCTAGTGATTTTATAAATGTCGATGGAATCGACAAATCAGATTTAATAGACTATGCCATGATATCATCACTAAAAGATGACACCCCTGAAGGTAAATCTATAGTCGAACTTGCAAAAAAATTGGGTTCGAAAGTTAATCCAGCAGATTACGAAGATGCGTCTTTTGTAGAATTTACCGCAGCAAGCAAGATGAGTGGGATCGATTTAAAAAACGGTCCAATGATTCGCAAGGGATCTGGGGAAGCGATAATAAAGTTTATTACTGAAAGAGGTGGAGATGTACCAAGCGACCTACAAGCAAAAGTAGAAAGTATTTCCAAATTAGGAGGTACTCCACTAGTCGTTTGTGTAGATAATGTAATTTATGGAATTATCTATTTGAAAGATACGGTTAAGCCAGGACTTAGACAAAGGTTTGAAAGACTTAGAAAAATAGGCATAAAGACCATAATGTGTACTGGTGATAACCCACTTACTGCAGCAACAATTGCAGCAGAAGCAGGTGTTGATGGATATATAGCAGAATGTAAACCTGAAGATAAGATAGAAGCCATAAAAAAAGAGCAAGCTCTTGGAAAAATTGTAGCAATGACAGGTGATGGAACCAACGACGCTCCAGCCCTAGCTCAAGCTGATGTCGGTATTGCAATGAATTCTGGTACAAGTTCAGCTAAAGAAGCAGCCAACATGGTTGACCTAGATTCTGATCCAACCAAAATATTGGAAGTTATAGAAATAGGCAAGCAATTACTTATAACAAGAGGTTCATTGACTACATTTTCTATTGCCAATGATATAGCTAAGTACTTCGCAATAATTCCAGCTATCTTCACATTGGCTATTCCTCAAATGAAGGTTTTAAATATAATGTCATTGCACAGCCCATCTAGTGCTATTATTTCAGCACTGATATTTAATGCAATCATCATCCCTTGTTTAATACCTTTAGCAATGAAGGGTGTAAAATATGAACCAATGTCAGCATCAAAGATGCTAGGCAAGAATATGTTGATTTATGGATTTGGTGGAGTGATTTGTCCATTTATTGGTATAAAACTAATAGATATAATAGTATTTCCATTACTTGGCGTATTAGGAATATGA
- a CDS encoding potassium-transporting ATPase subunit KdpA, with translation MFQILLTMLIFFIVIFPCGNYLYKVTNDKETFADPLFNKVDSGIFKLLKIDKTDMEWKEYALSLILVNACLVLFSYVVLRIQSIGLFNPNKISSMEEGLSFNTIISFMTNTNLQHYAGESGLSYFSQMFVITMMMFTSAASGYAACVAMIRGILGEKMGNFYVDFIKIITRFLLPAAIIVGLLLVSQGVIQNFNANFVIKTIEGKNQEIGAGPVAALESIKHLGTNGGGFFGSNSSNPFENPNIISNIIELISMMLLPASCVIIFGKMAYDKTFNKLASERDQSPRQIDKAANKKVWMGKEGQSIFIAMSILFVIGLGICYHNELTGTNGANLAGISHSMGNMEGKEMRFGLAQSSLFTTVTTSFTTGTVNNMHDSLTPLGGLVPMLHMMLNVVFGGAGVGLMNMLIYAILAVFICGLMIGKTPEYLGKKIEGKEMKLAALSIIIHPLLILGFSAIAVSCTSGLAGITNPGFHGLSQILYEYSSSAANNGSGFEGLSDNTMFWNITCGLVMFFGRYLAIIIQLAIAGSLSKKIDINETAGTLKTNNLTFSIILVIIVYIFAALTFLPVLALGPIAEWLVL, from the coding sequence ATGTTTCAAATATTATTAACAATGCTAATATTCTTTATAGTTATATTTCCATGTGGAAATTATTTATATAAAGTGACAAATGACAAAGAAACTTTTGCTGATCCTTTATTTAATAAAGTTGATTCAGGAATTTTTAAGCTTTTAAAAATAGATAAAACCGATATGGAATGGAAGGAGTATGCATTATCACTTATTCTGGTAAATGCTTGCTTAGTTTTATTTTCTTATGTGGTATTAAGGATACAATCTATAGGATTATTTAATCCAAATAAAATATCTTCTATGGAGGAAGGCTTAAGTTTTAATACTATAATATCATTTATGACAAACACAAATTTGCAACACTATGCAGGTGAGTCTGGCTTATCATATTTTTCTCAAATGTTTGTGATAACTATGATGATGTTTACTTCTGCAGCAAGTGGATATGCAGCTTGTGTCGCTATGATTAGGGGAATACTTGGTGAGAAGATGGGAAACTTCTACGTGGATTTTATAAAAATTATCACAAGATTTCTCTTGCCTGCTGCTATCATAGTAGGATTGCTATTAGTATCTCAAGGAGTTATACAAAACTTCAATGCAAATTTCGTTATAAAAACTATTGAAGGTAAAAATCAAGAAATAGGTGCAGGGCCAGTCGCAGCATTGGAATCGATTAAACATTTAGGAACAAATGGTGGAGGATTCTTTGGATCGAATTCATCAAACCCTTTTGAAAACCCTAATATTATTTCGAATATTATTGAGTTAATATCTATGATGTTGTTGCCAGCTTCTTGTGTTATCATTTTTGGTAAGATGGCATATGATAAAACATTCAATAAATTAGCAAGTGAAAGAGATCAATCACCTAGACAAATAGACAAGGCAGCAAACAAAAAAGTTTGGATGGGTAAGGAAGGTCAATCAATCTTTATTGCTATGTCAATCTTATTTGTTATAGGCTTAGGTATTTGCTACCACAATGAACTTACTGGTACAAATGGGGCAAATCTAGCTGGTATTTCTCATAGTATGGGAAATATGGAAGGTAAAGAAATGCGTTTTGGTCTTGCCCAGTCATCATTATTTACTACGGTAACTACATCATTTACAACAGGTACTGTCAATAATATGCATGATAGCTTAACTCCTCTTGGAGGTTTAGTACCAATGCTTCATATGATGTTAAATGTTGTCTTTGGTGGTGCAGGAGTTGGATTAATGAATATGCTAATTTATGCTATATTAGCAGTATTTATTTGTGGGCTAATGATTGGAAAGACTCCAGAGTATTTGGGCAAAAAAATCGAAGGTAAGGAGATGAAGCTAGCTGCTTTATCCATCATTATTCATCCACTTTTGATTTTGGGATTTTCTGCAATAGCTGTAAGTTGCACTTCAGGTCTTGCTGGAATTACAAACCCTGGCTTTCACGGATTAAGCCAAATATTATACGAATACTCTTCATCAGCAGCGAATAATGGATCTGGCTTTGAAGGCTTGAGTGACAACACAATGTTTTGGAATATTACCTGTGGCTTGGTTATGTTTTTTGGAAGATACTTAGCTATTATTATCCAGCTGGCTATAGCAGGAAGCCTTTCTAAAAAAATAGACATTAACGAAACAGCTGGAACATTAAAAACTAATAATTTAACTTTTTCAATTATTCTAGTGATAATTGTATATATATTTGCAGCACTAACATTTTTGCCTGTACTAGCTTTAGGACCAATAGCAGAATGGTTGGTACTATAG
- a CDS encoding Spx/MgsR family RNA polymerase-binding regulatory protein has protein sequence MKLICYKRCTTCKGVEKMLEEKNVSYEYRDIKEDNPTAAELKQWHEKTGLPIKRFFNTSGKIYREENIKDKLPNLTNDQAYELLAKDGMLVKRPILFTDDGEIYVGPDVKKYIERL, from the coding sequence ATGAAATTAATTTGTTATAAGAGATGTACAACATGCAAGGGTGTTGAAAAAATGTTAGAAGAAAAAAATGTTTCCTATGAATATAGGGATATCAAGGAAGATAATCCAACAGCGGCCGAACTAAAACAATGGCACGAAAAGACTGGACTTCCAATCAAGAGATTTTTCAATACTTCTGGCAAAATCTACAGGGAAGAAAATATAAAAGATAAATTGCCAAATCTTACAAATGATCAGGCTTACGAACTTCTTGCAAAAGATGGCATGCTTGTCAAAAGACCTATATTATTTACAGATGATGGGGAAATTTATGTTGGCCCTGATGTAAAAAAATACATCGAAAGATTGTAG
- the kdpC gene encoding potassium-transporting ATPase subunit KdpC, with protein MKLIKKYKSAFYLTIFAFIVCGIIYPLLMTGIAQLIFPKQANGSLIKVDNEVVGSELIGQDFTDPKLFHGRPSAVNYNVYEGKAGSLASGSENFAVSNPDLKKRIDKDVDKFLKENPTVSKEDIPEDIISQSASGLDPHISLKAAELQVDRIAKNTGLSKESIEQLIKKNTKEKTLGIFGEQRVNVLELNIDLISETKK; from the coding sequence ATGAAATTGATAAAAAAATATAAAAGTGCATTTTATTTAACAATATTTGCATTTATAGTATGTGGAATAATTTATCCACTTCTTATGACGGGAATAGCTCAATTAATCTTCCCAAAACAAGCAAATGGTAGTTTAATAAAAGTAGATAATGAAGTAGTTGGATCTGAATTAATAGGCCAAGATTTTACCGATCCTAAATTATTTCATGGCAGACCATCAGCTGTCAACTACAATGTATATGAAGGAAAAGCTGGGTCGCTAGCCTCTGGTAGTGAAAACTTCGCGGTAAGTAATCCTGATTTAAAAAAGAGAATTGATAAGGACGTTGATAAGTTTTTGAAAGAAAACCCAACTGTATCAAAAGAGGATATTCCAGAAGATATCATCAGTCAATCTGCTTCAGGGCTTGATCCTCATATTTCCTTAAAAGCAGCCGAGTTACAAGTTGATAGGATAGCAAAAAATACTGGACTTTCTAAGGAAAGTATAGAACAATTAATCAAGAAAAACACAAAAGAAAAAACATTGGGAATCTTTGGTGAACAAAGAGTAAATGTATTGGAACTAAATATAGATTTAATCAGTGAAACGAAAAAATAA
- a CDS encoding potassium-transporting ATPase subunit F: MLLLSIVILGVLCYLFYALVNPEKF; the protein is encoded by the coding sequence ATGTTACTATTATCAATTGTTATTTTAGGGGTTTTATGCTATTTGTTTTATGCACTGGTTAACCCTGAGAAATTTTAA